The following proteins come from a genomic window of Methanosarcina sp. MTP4:
- a CDS encoding aldehyde ferredoxin oxidoreductase family protein: MLGGYVGKILEVDLDSGELKDSPLDEEMARMYLGGKGLGLKLVYDEFRADMQPFDPDNLLAFVTGPATGGKLPTSGRHHVVCSKSPETGTVGSGNSGGKWGVHLKFAGYDAVVVRGISKEPVYLEIVEGKARLVPAPELWGMTVHAVTDELVERIGNPKKTSVACIGPGGENLIPFSGIMNDKYRTAGRTGLGAVMGSKKLKAIVVSGNKRVDPANPELLKEKVAESMAKIRENPVTGPKGGLHTYGTAVLVNILNESGAYPTRNFQEAYFPEADEQSGETLVDKYLTGRSGCWGCPIVCGRKSDVPEGPYSVRNTEGPEYETIFAFGANCGIKDLDALTKANHLCDELGLDTISMGGTIACAMELVEKGKIPEEKLHGMNLRFGDVGSMIEAIWRTAYRAGIGADLALGSRALAKKYGAPELSMTVKGMELPAYDPRPIQGIGLNYATANRGGDHVYGYTISPEILGLPEKLDPYAVEDKPRWTIILQDLTSAINSSVVCLFSSFALGLPEYAGMLAAVTGFDLDADKLLKLGERVTNLERLMNNKYGLDRNEDILPKRLTEEPVPEGPAKGQVSHVPEMIDEYYALRGWVDGKPTEEKLKELEII; encoded by the coding sequence ATGCTGGGCGGTTATGTAGGCAAGATTTTAGAAGTTGACCTTGACAGTGGAGAGCTTAAAGACTCGCCGCTTGATGAAGAAATGGCACGGATGTACCTTGGAGGAAAGGGACTCGGCCTGAAGCTCGTATACGACGAGTTCAGGGCTGACATGCAGCCTTTTGACCCGGACAACCTGCTCGCCTTTGTAACCGGACCTGCTACGGGAGGGAAGCTTCCGACCAGTGGACGCCATCATGTCGTCTGCAGCAAATCCCCAGAGACAGGGACCGTCGGGAGTGGAAACTCGGGCGGGAAATGGGGAGTCCACCTCAAGTTTGCCGGCTACGACGCCGTTGTGGTCCGGGGGATTTCAAAGGAGCCGGTCTACCTGGAGATCGTTGAAGGAAAAGCCAGGCTTGTGCCAGCCCCGGAACTCTGGGGCATGACAGTCCACGCGGTCACGGATGAGCTTGTCGAAAGGATAGGAAACCCGAAGAAGACCTCCGTTGCCTGCATCGGGCCCGGTGGGGAGAACCTGATCCCCTTTTCCGGCATCATGAATGACAAGTACCGGACCGCAGGGAGGACAGGGCTTGGGGCTGTCATGGGCAGCAAGAAGTTGAAGGCAATCGTGGTTTCGGGAAACAAAAGGGTTGACCCTGCAAACCCGGAACTTTTGAAAGAGAAAGTCGCTGAATCCATGGCAAAAATCAGGGAAAACCCGGTCACGGGCCCCAAGGGAGGGCTTCACACCTACGGGACTGCGGTCCTTGTGAATATCCTCAATGAGAGCGGGGCCTATCCGACCCGGAACTTCCAGGAAGCCTACTTCCCCGAAGCCGATGAACAGAGCGGAGAGACCCTTGTCGACAAGTACCTGACTGGCAGGTCTGGCTGCTGGGGCTGCCCGATTGTCTGCGGGAGGAAGTCCGATGTGCCGGAAGGTCCCTACAGTGTTCGGAATACCGAAGGGCCGGAGTACGAGACCATCTTTGCGTTTGGAGCCAACTGCGGGATAAAAGATCTCGACGCTCTGACAAAAGCCAATCACCTCTGCGACGAACTGGGGCTTGACACCATCTCCATGGGAGGCACGATTGCCTGTGCCATGGAACTCGTGGAGAAAGGAAAAATCCCGGAAGAAAAACTGCACGGTATGAACCTGCGCTTCGGGGACGTCGGCTCAATGATCGAAGCCATCTGGAGGACCGCCTACCGAGCCGGGATCGGAGCCGACCTTGCCCTGGGCTCGAGAGCCCTTGCAAAAAAATACGGGGCTCCGGAACTTTCAATGACGGTCAAGGGCATGGAACTGCCCGCTTATGACCCCCGCCCGATCCAGGGGATAGGCCTGAACTACGCAACCGCAAACCGCGGCGGCGACCACGTTTACGGCTACACGATCTCTCCCGAAATCCTGGGGCTGCCCGAAAAGCTCGACCCCTACGCCGTTGAGGACAAGCCCAGATGGACCATCATCCTCCAGGACCTGACTTCAGCCATCAACTCGTCGGTGGTCTGCCTCTTTTCCTCGTTTGCCCTGGGACTGCCCGAATATGCGGGGATGCTGGCAGCGGTTACGGGCTTTGACCTTGACGCTGATAAACTCCTGAAACTCGGGGAAAGGGTCACAAATCTGGAGCGGCTGATGAATAACAAATACGGGCTTGACCGGAATGAAGACATCCTCCCAAAGCGCCTTACCGAAGAGCCGGTCCCTGAAGGTCCAGCCAAAGGCCAGGTTTCCCACGTCCCGGAAATGATCGACGAGTACTACGCACTCCGGGGCTGGGTTGACGGAAAGCCCACGGAAGAGAAACTGAAGGAACTGGAGATTATCTGA
- a CDS encoding MoaD/ThiS family protein — protein MKVRVKFLATIRQITGEPEIELEIHPGDSVEAALQALQARYGTTFKEATTGTTAGGIPKVRFLVNGRNTDFLEGPETKLKDGDVMVLVPPVAGG, from the coding sequence TTGAAAGTCCGCGTAAAGTTCCTTGCCACAATCCGGCAAATCACAGGAGAGCCCGAAATCGAGCTTGAGATCCACCCTGGCGACAGCGTGGAAGCTGCCTTGCAAGCCCTTCAAGCCCGCTACGGGACAACGTTCAAAGAAGCCACAACAGGCACAACCGCCGGTGGAATTCCAAAAGTGAGGTTCCTGGTAAACGGGAGAAACACCGACTTTCTCGAAGGCCCTGAAACCAAACTGAAGGACGGGGACGTTATGGTCCTGGTCCCCCCGGTTGCCGGCGGATGA
- a CDS encoding NosD domain-containing protein, which yields MNPDFEEYQEKEELSEERIFLTSSEPFFPEIANSGERAENLVTGLTPAPVDLSHLKTVKSPEGLNNYHVSDEPPVSYDLRALGYVSPVRDQKDAGSCWTFGAYASLESYIQKTDGKNWDLSENNMKNLLSKDYPEGFDRSYDDGGNEFISTAYLARWSGPVSETDDSYDPHSGASPTDLPALKRIQEVLFLPARSGSGDNDLIKWALMNYGVLDSSIHFSSDAYDSLNCSHYYSGSEPANHMIGIVGWDDSFDRNKFTPAAPGDGAFIVKNSWGTGWGDKGFFYVSYYDTAIGTGNAVHTAEDLGSYSHMYQYDPLGWVESIGYSGSNTAWAANVFTAEAAETLEAVSFYTPASGTDYEIYIYTDPVEGPVNPGGAETSVNGTIPLAGYHTVSLESGVPLEPGQNFSVLVKFTTPDYSYPVAVEYPLEGHSSKARANPGESFFSPDGESWVDTSLAVENMSVCIKAFTNRSEAAEAAFTANMTSGPAPLTVEFIDASTYSPAAWYWDFGDGNNSTARFPAHTYAGAGKYNVTLRVENEYGYSTTEKTELISVTDASLLYVDDDGTADFSSIQAAVDAASPYATIIVRNGTYTENVDVDRALTIISESGPEYTEVKAANPKDSVFYVTADGVNISGFSVSGGSELLSSSTYSTAGIWLYEVRDCNISGNVLSDNCCGIYVISSGNCTLNGNRAESNGFGIYLYRSEGNSLRNNLMENNSYNFAIPGASTKQDIDESNTVDGKPIYYLVNESDLVLNSGSHAGTVYCIDCQNITVRDLNLSGNYYGLYLYNTADSHLENISSYDNDYGFYIGDSSGLNFTDNSASSNRYGLYLEGSEFESFSCNRMDENIFNFEIYGDCSSQSVPYMDSSNLLDGKPLYILSGVSDDVLDSGSDAGSVYLFNCLNVTVRDLVFRDSLFGVYLYGTERASIENNTFSGNRYGVYLDCSGNIAVQGNNLSDNSRGIYLTASSGNTLANNTLDENSAYGIYLSGSRDNIICSNNASGSFAGIYVAYSDENIIVENIASNNTLGLLLLGSEYNTLTANTANSNSESGFDLTISRHNTLSGNAALDNSRGITLQGWAGEAWTADNVLCSNKVSNNSELGIWLTVAENNTLYGNSFNNTKNVEDSGDNIWSTMIGNYWSDYTGSDADGNGVGDTPYVVNSLTSSRDYLPLTREPGVPLTFTIGYGDEDFPSIQAGVDAAWEGDTLLVSPGTYTEDVQVNKSVSIISSSGNPEDTIVRGAVPDEHVFNVTVDSVSINGFTVSGASGENAEGNAAGVYLDGVSGCDLSGNVLSDSYFGAWLSESENCSLSGNTVAGGRFGIYFEGSDNNTAVENSINSVSTCGLWLEEASGNELSGNELQDNGYGIAVLGMSNENDLHNNTISESDYYGLWLSGSGANVLRNNSMQANAFDFMDEYFFLGYLPPNDVDTSNLVDGKPIYYLVGESDLVLDSASNAGTVYLMGCENVTIKDLVLEKNGFGVFVSESSNSTLYNLSVSDNEYGILGLVDLDGNCSNNTVENNIYGIYLVAGENNFLENNSISENEFGLMLASYSSVLRNNLISGNEYNFGALPFIAGGTADIDTSNLADGKPIYYLTGESDRVLDAASNAGTVYLFDCVNITIRDLVLEHNMYGISLYNTTNSSLVGNHISSNDEGLVLYDSCNNSIYNNLFMNLANVQLMGNCSGNTWNISKTEGPNILGDPYIGGNCWANPQGTGFSEVTPDANEDGFCDAPYEIPGSGNQFDSLPLYKAPEVTDDGEDEEDEIEHSGSSGSRAALFSGVSGVPSINVLTASFSRQQVLAGQQAEFRFSEPDCIVTGISFVSRTSAGTVTGKVEALKGLPETVPEAPEGEIYRYMNIIVGSQFFGESGTFDGAVIDFKVPRTWVEENMVDEASIVLNRFHNDVWVPLTTEKTGEDAEFFYFRAETPGFSYYSITGEKTGAITITLAETPGSGEEVQEVTGNEVPKATSEEENKSPGFGLVFAVAGILFVLFLLKKK from the coding sequence ACCTTCCTGCCCTGAAGCGTATTCAGGAAGTGCTCTTCCTCCCGGCAAGAAGTGGCTCCGGAGATAACGACCTTATCAAATGGGCCCTGATGAATTACGGGGTGCTTGACTCTAGCATTCATTTTTCTTCCGATGCTTATGACTCGCTCAACTGCAGTCATTATTACTCAGGTTCGGAACCGGCAAACCATATGATAGGCATCGTGGGCTGGGACGATTCTTTTGACCGAAACAAATTCACTCCTGCAGCTCCGGGAGACGGGGCATTCATTGTCAAGAATTCCTGGGGGACCGGTTGGGGAGATAAAGGATTCTTCTATGTTTCGTATTATGATACTGCCATCGGGACCGGGAATGCCGTCCATACGGCCGAAGACCTCGGTTCCTATTCCCATATGTATCAGTATGACCCCCTGGGCTGGGTCGAAAGTATAGGGTATTCGGGAAGCAACACAGCCTGGGCAGCCAACGTCTTTACAGCCGAAGCCGCCGAAACCCTTGAAGCTGTGAGTTTCTATACCCCTGCCTCTGGCACCGATTATGAAATCTACATCTACACTGATCCGGTTGAAGGGCCAGTAAACCCCGGCGGGGCAGAAACTTCCGTTAACGGGACAATCCCCCTTGCGGGTTACCATACGGTTTCCCTGGAATCCGGAGTCCCACTCGAGCCCGGGCAGAACTTTTCAGTGCTTGTAAAATTTACTACCCCTGATTATTCCTATCCTGTGGCGGTTGAATACCCGCTGGAAGGGCACAGCAGCAAAGCGAGGGCAAACCCCGGGGAGAGTTTCTTCAGCCCGGACGGGGAAAGCTGGGTGGACACTTCTCTTGCTGTGGAAAACATGAGCGTCTGCATTAAAGCCTTCACAAACCGGAGCGAGGCGGCAGAAGCTGCTTTCACGGCCAATATGACCTCGGGCCCGGCTCCGCTGACGGTCGAGTTTATTGATGCAAGTACTTACTCTCCCGCGGCCTGGTACTGGGACTTCGGGGACGGAAACAATTCAACGGCCCGTTTCCCTGCCCATACCTATGCGGGAGCCGGAAAGTACAATGTCACACTCCGCGTGGAAAACGAATACGGATACAGCACTACTGAAAAAACGGAATTGATAAGCGTAACTGACGCTTCCCTGCTCTATGTGGACGACGACGGGACTGCGGACTTTTCTTCCATCCAGGCAGCGGTTGACGCTGCTTCCCCCTACGCTACAATCATTGTCAGAAACGGTACTTACACGGAGAACGTGGATGTTGACAGGGCTCTTACAATCATTTCCGAGTCCGGGCCTGAGTACACGGAAGTAAAGGCTGCAAACCCGAAAGATTCCGTATTCTACGTAACGGCAGATGGGGTTAACATTTCAGGTTTTTCCGTAAGTGGGGGGTCCGAACTTCTGTCTTCTTCTACCTACTCCACCGCCGGGATCTGGCTCTATGAGGTAAGGGACTGCAACATAAGCGGAAACGTGCTTTCGGACAATTGCTGCGGAATTTATGTGATTTCTTCAGGGAACTGTACCCTTAACGGGAACAGGGCCGAATCCAACGGCTTCGGAATCTATCTGTACAGGTCGGAAGGGAATAGTCTGAGAAACAACTTGATGGAAAACAACTCTTACAATTTTGCAATTCCGGGCGCTTCAACCAAACAGGACATTGACGAAAGCAACACGGTTGACGGAAAGCCTATCTACTACCTTGTAAACGAAAGCGACCTTGTCCTAAATTCAGGTTCGCATGCCGGAACAGTTTATTGTATTGATTGCCAGAACATAACAGTCCGGGACCTGAACCTCTCCGGAAATTACTATGGGCTTTATCTCTACAATACAGCGGATTCCCACTTAGAGAACATTAGCTCGTATGATAACGATTATGGGTTCTACATAGGAGATTCCTCCGGCTTAAATTTCACGGACAACTCCGCAAGTTCAAACCGTTACGGGCTTTACCTTGAAGGTTCGGAATTTGAATCTTTCTCCTGCAATAGAATGGATGAGAATATATTCAACTTTGAAATTTATGGGGATTGTTCTTCACAAAGCGTGCCCTATATGGATTCAAGCAACCTGCTGGACGGAAAGCCCCTGTACATCCTTTCCGGAGTTTCCGATGATGTCCTGGATTCGGGGTCTGATGCAGGTTCTGTTTATTTGTTTAACTGCCTGAACGTAACAGTCAGGGACCTGGTGTTCCGGGACAGCCTGTTCGGAGTCTACCTTTACGGGACGGAAAGGGCATCAATCGAAAACAATACGTTCTCTGGTAACCGGTACGGAGTGTACCTTGACTGTTCCGGGAACATTGCGGTACAGGGAAACAATCTTTCGGATAATTCCCGGGGTATCTACCTGACAGCCTCTTCGGGAAACACCCTGGCAAACAACACGCTGGACGAAAATTCGGCATACGGGATATATCTTTCCGGGTCCCGGGATAACATTATATGCAGCAACAACGCCTCCGGAAGTTTTGCCGGAATTTATGTCGCATACTCCGATGAAAACATTATCGTGGAAAACATTGCTTCTAATAATACTCTCGGGCTCCTTCTGCTTGGTTCGGAATACAACACCCTGACAGCAAACACCGCAAATTCAAACAGTGAAAGCGGATTTGACCTGACCATCAGCCGGCACAACACCCTCTCGGGGAACGCCGCTCTGGATAACTCCCGCGGAATTACTCTTCAGGGCTGGGCCGGGGAAGCCTGGACTGCGGATAACGTCCTGTGCTCCAACAAGGTTTCAAATAACTCGGAACTCGGGATCTGGCTTACAGTAGCCGAAAATAACACCCTCTACGGAAATTCTTTCAACAACACAAAGAACGTTGAGGACAGCGGCGACAACATCTGGAGCACCATGATCGGGAACTACTGGAGCGATTATACGGGTTCTGACGCTGACGGAAATGGGGTGGGGGATACTCCCTACGTTGTCAACTCCCTCACCTCAAGCAGGGATTACCTGCCTCTCACCAGGGAACCGGGTGTCCCGCTTACCTTTACGATAGGCTACGGAGATGAAGATTTCCCCTCGATCCAGGCGGGTGTGGATGCTGCGTGGGAAGGGGATACTCTGCTTGTAAGCCCTGGAACTTATACGGAGGACGTGCAGGTAAACAAATCCGTTAGCATCATTTCTTCATCCGGGAACCCTGAAGACACAATTGTCCGTGGGGCTGTTCCTGATGAACACGTTTTCAACGTGACTGTCGATTCCGTAAGCATCAACGGGTTTACCGTGTCCGGGGCTTCCGGAGAAAATGCTGAAGGGAATGCTGCAGGGGTCTATCTGGATGGAGTATCAGGCTGCGATTTAAGCGGAAATGTCCTTTCTGATAGCTATTTCGGGGCATGGTTAAGTGAGTCCGAAAACTGTTCCCTTTCCGGAAATACCGTGGCCGGAGGAAGGTTCGGGATTTACTTTGAGGGCTCCGATAACAATACTGCAGTTGAAAACAGCATAAATTCGGTTTCTACCTGTGGGCTCTGGCTGGAAGAAGCCTCAGGAAACGAACTCTCCGGAAACGAGTTGCAGGACAATGGATACGGGATTGCGGTCCTGGGCATGAGTAATGAAAACGACCTGCACAACAACACTATAAGCGAAAGTGACTATTATGGGCTCTGGCTTTCGGGTTCGGGGGCAAATGTCCTGAGAAACAATTCGATGCAGGCCAATGCTTTCGACTTCATGGACGAATATTTCTTTTTGGGATATCTCCCTCCAAATGACGTCGATACCAGCAACTTGGTGGACGGAAAACCGATATATTACCTTGTGGGTGAGTCGGACCTTGTCCTCGATTCGGCTTCAAATGCCGGAACTGTCTATCTTATGGGCTGTGAAAACGTAACGATAAAGGACCTTGTGCTCGAAAAGAACGGGTTCGGGGTTTTTGTCTCCGAATCTTCGAATTCCACCCTTTACAACCTCTCAGTATCCGACAACGAGTATGGGATTCTGGGCCTGGTAGACCTCGACGGCAACTGTTCAAACAACACCGTGGAGAATAATATTTATGGGATCTATCTTGTTGCCGGGGAAAACAACTTCCTGGAGAACAACAGCATCTCGGAAAATGAGTTTGGACTAATGCTTGCTTCCTATTCCAGCGTCCTGAGAAACAATCTTATTTCAGGCAACGAGTACAACTTCGGAGCTTTGCCCTTTATAGCAGGCGGAACCGCTGATATAGATACAAGCAACCTTGCGGACGGAAAGCCAATTTATTACCTTACAGGGGAATCCGATAGGGTACTTGATGCCGCCTCAAATGCAGGGACAGTGTATCTCTTTGACTGTGTAAACATAACGATCAGGGACCTGGTGCTTGAGCACAACATGTACGGCATTAGCCTTTACAATACTACGAATTCAAGTCTGGTAGGAAATCATATTAGCAGTAACGATGAAGGGCTTGTGCTTTACGATTCTTGCAATAACAGCATCTACAACAATCTTTTCATGAATTTGGCTAACGTCCAACTCATGGGAAATTGTTCCGGAAACACCTGGAACATCAGCAAGACCGAGGGGCCAAATATCCTCGGGGACCCGTATATCGGGGGCAATTGCTGGGCAAACCCGCAGGGGACAGGTTTTTCCGAAGTCACACCTGATGCCAATGAAGACGGGTTCTGTGATGCCCCTTACGAGATTCCGGGATCCGGAAACCAGTTTGACAGCCTCCCCCTCTACAAAGCTCCCGAAGTTACCGATGACGGAGAAGACGAAGAAGACGAAATAGAACACAGTGGAAGCAGTGGGAGCCGTGCAGCTCTTTTCAGTGGCGTCTCGGGAGTGCCTTCTATCAATGTCCTTACAGCAAGCTTTTCCAGGCAGCAGGTTCTTGCAGGCCAGCAGGCAGAGTTCAGATTTAGTGAACCCGACTGCATTGTTACGGGCATAAGCTTTGTTTCGAGGACCAGTGCAGGGACTGTAACCGGGAAAGTGGAGGCTTTGAAAGGCCTGCCTGAAACGGTTCCGGAAGCTCCGGAAGGCGAGATATACCGGTACATGAACATAATTGTCGGGAGCCAGTTTTTCGGGGAATCCGGGACGTTTGATGGTGCGGTAATCGACTTTAAGGTCCCCCGTACCTGGGTGGAAGAAAACATGGTCGATGAAGCAAGCATCGTCCTGAACCGCTTCCATAACGATGTCTGGGTCCCGCTTACAACTGAAAAAACCGGAGAAGACGCCGAATTCTTCTACTTCAGGGCCGAAACCCCGGGCTTTTCCTACTATTCGATTACAGGAGAAAAGACAGGTGCCATTACGATAACGCTAGCAGAAACACCCGGCTCCGGAGAAGAAGTACAGGAAGTAACGGGTAACGAAGTTCCGAAAGCAACCTCTGAAGAAGAAAATAAAAGTCCGGGCTTTGGGCTTGTCTTTGCAGTTGCGGGAATTCTTTTCGTACTGTTCCTGTTGAAAAAGAAGTAA